The following proteins are encoded in a genomic region of Deltaproteobacteria bacterium:
- a CDS encoding response regulator, translated as MNTNVAKESTTEILEENALLRDEVRVARRASDITAELVVQQFAKTEEVLRRLEEKALAEKELRERLAEKLGEAVEREQELATERERLEGMQISAINMMEDMAQAHKAVEAARQELETTNKQLHEAIGRAKEMAEQAKMASTAKSEFLANMSHEIRTPMNAVVGFTDILLDSGLNEEQAEYARIIKHSSDSLLVLINDTLDFSKIEAGQLELESIDFDPEVTAFDVCQLIRPKLADKPVELLCRIGDEVPAYVTGDPHRLRQVMLNLVGNAAKFSEQGEIELRLDVEEKQEDRIKLHMSVRDTGIGIPQDKLETIFEVFTQSDGSMTRTYGGTGLGLSICSRLARLMDGEIWVVSSADGRLKDNSKIQSNRQSATRDSQSKSGPGSTFHFTAWLGRAKSKRPKSLSRVSLAGKKVLMVDDNRSNLDILAHIAESVGMRVVRLSRGEEAVPTVKGASVSGDPFDLCVISIQMPTTSGYDIGRQIRDLKSQVSHIPLLAISASIERDAKRYLETGFDGFLPKPVQRQKILDMMETLLKKDQDGVAGEQRDAIVTRHSMLEDAKHSVRILLVDDNPVNQNLAEIMLTKAGYQVELANNGREAVEMYTTEAGRFDLIFMDLQMPEMDGLQATKEIRRLESLNSELGTGEPQPQSSIVRVPIVAMTAHAMNEHRKQCLEAGMDDYISKPIKREKVFEIVSKWVFPKESVVNLSELARHLDLEEKEFLELAEIFLEATTSDLAKLESALSAGATEELVEAAHSIKGAAGSLGFEDMHRLAKRIEMNARQRVLEGTLGDASSIRQKLAIIAKELKENQTGSLGNGTG; from the coding sequence ATGAATACAAACGTAGCAAAGGAATCAACGACCGAAATCCTGGAAGAAAACGCCCTGTTGAGGGATGAGGTTCGGGTCGCACGGCGGGCATCGGACATCACGGCTGAGCTTGTTGTGCAACAATTTGCGAAAACCGAGGAGGTCCTCAGGCGGCTCGAAGAAAAGGCATTGGCTGAAAAGGAGTTGAGGGAAAGATTAGCCGAAAAACTCGGGGAGGCTGTGGAGCGCGAACAGGAGCTTGCCACGGAAAGAGAACGGCTTGAGGGAATGCAAATATCAGCCATCAATATGATGGAAGACATGGCCCAAGCGCACAAAGCCGTCGAAGCGGCCAGGCAGGAACTGGAAACCACAAACAAGCAACTCCATGAAGCCATAGGAAGAGCCAAAGAGATGGCCGAGCAAGCAAAAATGGCAAGCACGGCCAAGAGCGAATTTCTGGCCAACATGAGCCACGAGATTCGTACTCCCATGAACGCGGTCGTCGGTTTTACTGATATCTTGCTCGATTCTGGTCTGAATGAAGAACAGGCTGAGTACGCAAGAATCATAAAACATAGCAGTGATTCCCTGCTCGTTTTGATCAACGATACACTAGACTTCTCCAAGATAGAGGCAGGCCAATTGGAACTTGAATCTATCGACTTCGACCCGGAAGTGACTGCTTTCGACGTCTGCCAATTGATTCGCCCGAAGCTTGCAGACAAGCCTGTTGAGCTACTCTGCCGCATTGGCGACGAAGTTCCTGCCTACGTCACCGGAGACCCGCATCGGCTTCGACAGGTCATGTTAAACCTGGTGGGAAACGCCGCCAAGTTCTCCGAGCAAGGGGAGATTGAGCTTCGCCTCGACGTTGAAGAAAAACAGGAGGACCGGATAAAACTCCACATGAGTGTCAGGGACACGGGCATAGGCATCCCGCAGGACAAGTTGGAAACGATCTTTGAAGTTTTCACCCAGAGCGACGGTTCAATGACGAGGACATATGGTGGAACAGGTCTTGGCTTATCCATCTGCAGCCGACTCGCAAGGCTTATGGACGGAGAGATCTGGGTGGTGAGCTCTGCTGACGGCCGACTCAAAGACAATTCCAAAATCCAGAGTAATCGTCAATCGGCGACACGCGATAGTCAGTCCAAATCTGGTCCCGGGAGCACCTTTCACTTTACGGCCTGGTTGGGAAGAGCCAAAAGCAAGAGGCCCAAAAGCCTCTCTCGCGTATCGCTGGCCGGCAAGAAGGTCCTCATGGTTGACGACAACAGAAGCAACCTGGATATCTTAGCGCACATTGCAGAATCCGTCGGCATGCGCGTTGTTAGACTCTCAAGGGGCGAAGAGGCCGTGCCAACCGTGAAGGGCGCTTCGGTTTCCGGCGATCCTTTTGACCTTTGCGTAATAAGCATTCAAATGCCAACAACAAGCGGCTATGACATAGGAAGACAAATTCGAGATCTCAAGTCACAGGTTTCCCATATCCCCTTGCTTGCCATTTCTGCCTCAATAGAACGTGATGCAAAGAGATACCTGGAAACCGGCTTTGACGGATTCTTACCCAAGCCTGTTCAACGGCAGAAAATCCTGGACATGATGGAAACCCTTCTTAAGAAAGATCAAGACGGCGTGGCAGGGGAGCAACGCGATGCCATTGTAACGCGACATTCCATGCTTGAAGACGCCAAGCATTCGGTTCGTATTCTGCTGGTTGATGACAACCCGGTCAACCAGAACTTGGCAGAGATAATGTTGACTAAGGCAGGATACCAAGTGGAACTCGCCAACAACGGGCGAGAAGCCGTTGAAATGTACACCACGGAAGCCGGTCGATTCGACTTGATATTCATGGACCTCCAGATGCCGGAAATGGACGGGTTGCAAGCAACAAAAGAGATCAGGAGACTTGAAAGTCTAAACTCAGAACTTGGAACGGGTGAACCGCAACCACAATCGTCAATTGTTAGGGTTCCGATCGTTGCTATGACCGCTCATGCTATGAACGAGCACCGCAAACAATGCCTTGAAGCCGGCATGGACGATTACATATCAAAACCGATCAAGAGAGAGAAAGTCTTTGAAATTGTAAGCAAATGGGTGTTTCCAAAGGAGTCCGTCGTGAACTTGAGTGAATTGGCAAGACATCTCGATTTGGAGGAAAAGGAATTTCTTGAACTGGCCGAAATTTTTCTGGAGGCAACGACCTCTGATTTGGCCAAATTGGAGTCAGCTCTTTCCGCTGGAGCCACAGAGGAGCTAGTTGAGGCAGCCCACTCCATAAAAGGCGCAGCTGGCAGCCTTGGTTTCGAAGATATGCATAGACTCGCCAAAAGAATCGAGATGAATGCCCGACAACGTGTTCTGGAAGGAACTCTGGGAGATGCCAGCTCAATAAGACAGAAACTCGCCATAATTGCCAAAGAGCTTAAGGAAAATCAGACTGGTTCGCTTGGCAATGGAACAGGCTAA
- a CDS encoding nickel-dependent hydrogenase large subunit — protein sequence MSKKISMNVPLNRVEGDLEIRVEIDGGVVSDAWSSGTMFRGFENILVGRGSLDGLVITPRVCGICGTAHLTAAALALDMISSAEAPPGAVKVRNLALMTETLQSDVRHGLLMFAADFANPAYKECSLFREAMRRYEPFKGETVIEVIKETKKVIEIIAILGGQWPHSSYMVPGGITSMPSTGDLLQCWHFLRRYRNWYEKQVLGCSLERWLEVKSCPDLDMWLEEKDSHREGDLGFYLRFARKIGLDKIGQGHGNFISYGALPVPKDTEICCPREGGCLVPAGFARGAEVTPFEQERVTEHVAHSWFEDYDGGKHPFEGETRPYASGQESKKYSWAKAPRYDGFPAETGPLAEMIIAEHPLFADLVGRDGPSVFARELARLVRPAETIPVMEVWLSELAGVENFYASPGMITDGHGFGLTQATRGALGHWVMIANGRIEHYQIITPTAWHASPRDSDEIRGPWEEALVGTKIKDLSNPVELGHVVRSFDACLVCTVHTIRGGRNMARYKL from the coding sequence ATGTCAAAAAAAATAAGCATGAATGTTCCGTTGAACCGCGTTGAGGGCGACCTGGAGATTCGCGTGGAAATTGACGGTGGAGTCGTCTCAGATGCATGGAGTTCAGGGACCATGTTTCGCGGATTCGAAAACATTCTTGTCGGGCGAGGCTCTCTGGACGGACTGGTAATTACGCCCCGTGTCTGCGGCATTTGCGGCACAGCCCACCTGACGGCCGCTGCCCTGGCTCTTGATATGATCTCAAGCGCCGAGGCTCCTCCAGGCGCTGTGAAGGTCCGGAATCTGGCCCTCATGACTGAAACCCTTCAAAGCGACGTACGTCACGGTCTTCTGATGTTTGCTGCGGACTTTGCTAATCCGGCATACAAGGAATGCTCTCTCTTTCGCGAGGCCATGCGCCGATATGAGCCATTCAAAGGAGAGACAGTCATTGAGGTCATAAAGGAGACAAAAAAAGTCATTGAGATCATCGCAATTCTCGGGGGACAATGGCCGCACTCTTCGTACATGGTTCCGGGAGGCATCACGTCCATGCCGAGCACTGGCGACCTTCTGCAATGCTGGCACTTCCTCAGACGTTATCGAAATTGGTACGAGAAGCAAGTCCTCGGCTGTAGTCTGGAACGTTGGTTGGAAGTCAAGAGCTGTCCAGATCTGGATATGTGGCTTGAAGAGAAGGACTCGCACCGAGAGGGTGACCTCGGTTTCTACCTCCGCTTTGCCCGGAAAATCGGTCTTGACAAGATCGGACAAGGACATGGCAATTTCATTAGCTATGGAGCACTTCCTGTGCCAAAGGACACGGAAATATGCTGTCCAAGAGAAGGCGGTTGTCTTGTTCCCGCGGGATTCGCCAGGGGCGCCGAGGTAACCCCCTTTGAGCAGGAGAGGGTAACTGAACACGTGGCCCATTCGTGGTTTGAGGATTATGATGGCGGCAAGCATCCTTTTGAGGGAGAAACACGCCCTTATGCCAGCGGACAGGAAAGCAAGAAATACTCCTGGGCCAAAGCGCCACGCTACGATGGTTTTCCGGCCGAAACAGGTCCGCTGGCCGAAATGATTATCGCCGAGCATCCGCTCTTTGCAGATTTGGTGGGCAGGGACGGTCCAAGTGTCTTTGCCCGGGAGCTTGCCCGTCTTGTCAGGCCTGCCGAAACGATACCGGTCATGGAAGTCTGGCTATCGGAACTGGCAGGCGTCGAGAATTTCTATGCATCCCCGGGCATGATCACCGATGGCCACGGTTTCGGGCTGACCCAGGCAACTCGCGGAGCGCTCGGACATTGGGTGATGATAGCTAACGGACGAATCGAGCACTATCAGATTATTACTCCAACGGCCTGGCATGCATCACCTCGTGACTCCGATGAAATAAGAGGCCCCTGGGAAGAAGCCCTCGTCGGCACGAAAATCAAGGATCTATCCAATCCCGTTGAGCTGGGACATGTGGTGAGATCATTCGATGCCTGTCTCGTCTGCACTGTCCACACCATCAGGGGAGGGCGTAACATGGCGCGTTACAAATTATAA
- a CDS encoding NADH:ubiquinone oxidoreductase, which translates to MSTTLYWLQCGGCGGDSMSLLGLESPDLIELLGLLDIEVLWHPSLSNGSPSEHEKLTERMLSGHQQLDILCIEGAIIRGPGGTGMYDTIRGKPKKDLVAGLAKRARFVVAVGTCASFGGIGADGDVEATGVQYHKWDKGGFLGESFTTQGGLQVINLPGCPCHCDVVAGILTALISGYPIPLSQFDAPLEWYGMLVHQGCTRNEYHEYRVEEHDFGEVGCLFFHMGCHGPLAYGPCNKILWNQRSSKTRVGVPCFGCTRPDFPQSYPFYETQNIEGIPLQLPDGVDRAHYLAYKGMAAAAAPKRLKERKTKI; encoded by the coding sequence ATGTCCACAACGCTTTACTGGTTGCAATGCGGAGGATGCGGAGGAGACAGCATGTCACTACTCGGTCTGGAGTCGCCGGACCTTATTGAGCTTCTCGGGCTCCTCGACATTGAGGTACTCTGGCATCCGTCGCTCTCAAACGGCAGTCCGTCTGAACACGAGAAACTCACCGAAAGGATGCTTTCAGGCCACCAACAGTTAGACATCCTCTGTATAGAGGGCGCCATTATCCGTGGACCCGGTGGCACAGGCATGTACGACACGATTAGAGGCAAACCCAAGAAAGACCTTGTTGCCGGGCTTGCGAAGCGGGCCAGGTTTGTTGTTGCCGTAGGCACGTGTGCAAGCTTCGGAGGCATCGGTGCGGACGGAGACGTAGAAGCCACTGGTGTCCAGTACCACAAGTGGGACAAAGGTGGATTTCTTGGAGAGTCCTTTACGACACAAGGCGGGCTCCAGGTGATAAACCTGCCCGGGTGCCCATGCCATTGTGACGTTGTGGCCGGGATTTTGACCGCGCTCATCTCTGGTTATCCCATCCCCCTCAGTCAATTCGACGCGCCGTTGGAGTGGTACGGTATGCTTGTCCACCAAGGTTGCACTCGCAACGAGTATCACGAATACCGGGTGGAAGAGCACGATTTCGGGGAAGTAGGGTGCCTCTTCTTTCACATGGGTTGCCACGGCCCTCTGGCTTACGGCCCATGCAACAAGATACTCTGGAACCAACGCAGCTCCAAGACGCGAGTCGGAGTGCCTTGCTTCGGATGCACCAGGCCCGACTTTCCTCAATCCTATCCGTTTTATGAAACACAAAACATCGAGGGGATTCCCCTGCAACTGCCGGACGGTGTGGACCGGGCCCACTATCTGGCTTACAAGGGTATGGCCGCAGCCGCAGCTCCTAAGAGGTTGAAAGAAAGAAAAACAAAGATATAG
- a CDS encoding cache domain-containing protein, protein MTYRRRGSSPRKTPLMRIIVPSMLSIVLFISAIYLIVLPTLKANIIERKREMIRQLTEAAWSSFSICESEQKAGRLTREEAQARAIEHIRNIRYGPDMKDYFWINDMYPRMIMHPYRPDLDGKDLTAFSDPNGKRLFVAFVNAVRDTGDGYVDYMWQWKDDPDRIVPKLSYVKKFEPWGWIIGTGIYLEDVRTEIVSITRKLTLVSLAILAIIAILSIYIVWRSLQIDSKRKKAEKQLRESEERLKTILESVPMGVAVIDVEQHVIIDINPVGAQMVGVPKEQIIGRVCHQCICPAEVGQCPITDLGEALGQSESVLPTAKGDALPILKTAIPVTLDGREHIIDCFMDISDLKRAQKALRGSEKKFRNLFNNAQVGLFRTRIKDGKVLEGNDRIARMFGYDSSKEFAAEYVVSEHYADPGTRERMLALLKATGKVNNFEARITRKDGSVFWVRYTARIYPEDGYIEGVATDITEEKRADRRLNVHVKELSLAREASRAALKNAEAERDKSEKALAEVSEAKRRLEVLLSDSVAREKRMVELKQEVNDLLTTLQEEPKYEAPQQVAELLSGSTHLQA, encoded by the coding sequence ATGACATATAGGCGGCGCGGGAGCAGTCCGCGGAAAACACCCTTAATGCGGATCATTGTGCCATCCATGTTGAGCATTGTCTTGTTCATCTCCGCCATCTACTTGATTGTCCTCCCAACCTTGAAAGCCAATATCATAGAACGAAAAAGGGAGATGATCCGGCAATTGACCGAAGCGGCATGGAGTTCATTCTCCATTTGTGAATCTGAGCAAAAAGCGGGTCGTTTGACGCGCGAAGAGGCCCAGGCGCGAGCCATAGAGCATATTCGAAACATAAGATATGGCCCTGACATGAAAGACTATTTCTGGATCAATGACATGTATCCCCGCATGATCATGCATCCTTATCGGCCTGACCTTGATGGCAAGGACTTGACAGCTTTTTCCGACCCCAACGGCAAGCGTCTTTTTGTGGCCTTTGTTAATGCTGTGAGAGACACAGGCGATGGATACGTTGACTACATGTGGCAATGGAAAGACGACCCTGACCGAATTGTGCCTAAGCTGTCATACGTGAAAAAGTTTGAACCATGGGGCTGGATCATTGGCACGGGCATCTATCTTGAAGATGTTCGGACCGAGATCGTATCCATCACCCGAAAACTGACACTGGTATCCTTGGCGATCCTGGCAATCATAGCGATCTTGTCAATATACATCGTCTGGCGCAGTTTGCAGATCGACTCAAAGCGCAAGAAAGCCGAAAAGCAACTGAGGGAAAGCGAAGAGCGTTTAAAGACCATATTAGAATCAGTGCCAATGGGAGTCGCGGTTATCGATGTGGAACAACATGTGATCATTGATATAAACCCTGTCGGAGCACAAATGGTAGGTGTCCCCAAAGAACAAATTATTGGCCGGGTCTGTCACCAGTGCATATGCCCCGCTGAGGTCGGACAATGCCCCATCACCGATCTCGGAGAAGCTCTGGGCCAGTCAGAAAGCGTTCTGCCTACAGCAAAGGGAGATGCCTTGCCGATTCTTAAGACTGCGATTCCCGTCACACTGGACGGTCGAGAACACATCATCGATTGCTTCATGGACATATCAGATCTGAAACGCGCCCAGAAGGCTTTGCGGGGAAGCGAGAAAAAATTCAGGAATCTCTTCAATAATGCCCAGGTGGGATTGTTTCGAACGAGGATCAAGGACGGCAAGGTATTGGAAGGTAATGATCGCATCGCCAGGATGTTTGGCTATGATTCCAGCAAGGAGTTTGCGGCTGAGTATGTCGTATCAGAACATTACGCGGATCCTGGAACCCGTGAACGGATGCTGGCTTTGCTTAAGGCGACCGGGAAGGTCAACAATTTCGAGGCACGTATCACGCGAAAAGACGGTTCTGTCTTTTGGGTCCGCTACACGGCCCGCATCTATCCGGAAGACGGCTACATCGAGGGGGTTGCAACTGATATCACCGAAGAAAAGCGCGCTGACAGACGTCTCAATGTGCATGTAAAGGAGTTGTCCCTAGCCAGGGAAGCCTCACGAGCGGCCCTGAAGAACGCTGAGGCTGAAAGAGACAAGTCGGAAAAGGCGCTTGCCGAGGTTTCTGAGGCAAAACGGCGCCTTGAGGTCCTGCTCTCTGACTCCGTAGCCAGGGAAAAACGCATGGTGGAGCTGAAGCAAGAAGTAAACGATCTGTTGACCACTCTCCAAGAAGAACCCAAATACGAGGCGCCACAACAGGTGGCGGAGCTCCTTTCCGGAAGCACGCACCTGCAGGCCTGA
- a CDS encoding helix-turn-helix domain-containing protein, whose protein sequence is MDNKFVSTRELGVLLGVTRQTIRNWIKKGHIRAYHIGQNLKVPVKEAVRILAYYKLPVPEWMNNEDHARSGQSASNRKGHGSFSWPENGSTKLAFHEQAPLSGAQQTNNRWRQEAHDDI, encoded by the coding sequence ATGGATAATAAATTTGTATCTACACGAGAGTTGGGGGTTTTGCTGGGGGTCACGCGTCAGACCATCCGAAACTGGATCAAGAAAGGCCATATCAGGGCCTATCACATAGGCCAGAACCTGAAGGTCCCTGTCAAGGAAGCGGTCAGGATACTGGCATACTATAAACTGCCCGTCCCTGAATGGATGAATAATGAAGATCATGCACGTTCAGGGCAGTCCGCGAGTAACCGGAAAGGCCATGGGAGTTTCTCGTGGCCTGAAAACGGATCCACCAAATTGGCCTTCCATGAACAAGCTCCGCTCTCTGGCGCCCAGCAAACTAATAACCGCTGGAGGCAGGAGGCGCACGATGACATATAG
- a CDS encoding methylated-DNA--[protein]-cysteine S-methyltransferase — protein sequence MYYYIFPTAFGYAGILFAKKPFLVKRVFLPHSKKSLLKRHILGTGPASAARTREASNLCQDIQAYFNGSPLEPPWRLLDLSSLTPLQLLALKAVSAVPRGSTLTYGQIAEQVGRPRACRFVGTTLARNPFPVLIPCHRIVRANGSPGGFSGGTELKMRMLALEKITALWHNNCY from the coding sequence ATGTATTATTATATATTCCCTACAGCATTCGGATATGCTGGAATCCTGTTTGCAAAAAAGCCGTTCCTTGTCAAACGGGTTTTTCTGCCTCACAGCAAAAAGAGCCTCCTCAAGAGACACATACTGGGCACAGGTCCTGCCTCGGCGGCACGCACGCGCGAGGCCTCTAATCTCTGCCAGGATATTCAGGCCTATTTTAACGGTTCCCCTTTGGAGCCTCCCTGGAGACTCCTGGACCTGAGTAGCCTCACGCCTTTACAACTCTTAGCGTTGAAAGCTGTAAGCGCTGTTCCCCGTGGATCAACTCTAACCTATGGTCAAATAGCCGAACAAGTTGGCCGGCCAAGGGCCTGCCGATTTGTGGGAACCACGCTTGCCCGCAATCCCTTCCCGGTGCTCATCCCGTGTCACCGCATCGTTCGGGCGAACGGGTCACCCGGAGGGTTTTCGGGCGGCACAGAGTTGAAGATGCGCATGCTGGCATTGGAAAAAATAACGGCATTGTGGCATAATAATTGCTATTAA
- a CDS encoding DUF2088 domain-containing protein: protein MTYPEMALVRQKLHAKKVENVSPAVETELQCLVPKISSRPGESVAIGVGSRSISQISLIVYQCVRFLKERGLEPFIVPAMGSHGGNTTEGEISVLANLGITESSMGVPINAGVDVVEIGKLDIGMPLVMDRRAAEANHIVVINRVKPHTKFDGYIESGLTKILTIGLGKGQGAVLYHRAAVHNTFDILQDAARHILKTKSVLFGLAIVEDGYKDVARTCAVEAKNWFEAEHALLEDARFMMPRIPFDPIDILIIDEMGKDISGIGMDSNVTGRHRDIVGDFFKAPHVKRIFVRDLSPETNGNGNGIGLADFTTQRLVDALDLEKTYVNALTAISPEKAAIPMHFETDRQCLESCLKTIGQVKPEKARIVRIKNTLALDNLLVSRVLEEKVLSNPDLSIVSSWEPIAFDEKDNLA, encoded by the coding sequence TTGACTTACCCTGAAATGGCCCTCGTACGGCAGAAACTCCATGCGAAGAAGGTTGAAAATGTTTCTCCCGCAGTGGAGACAGAACTCCAATGCCTTGTGCCAAAGATATCGTCAAGACCCGGGGAGTCTGTAGCCATTGGCGTGGGAAGTCGAAGCATCAGTCAGATTTCCCTCATTGTGTATCAATGCGTGAGGTTCCTCAAGGAGCGAGGCCTGGAGCCATTCATTGTTCCTGCCATGGGAAGCCACGGAGGCAATACAACAGAAGGGGAGATCTCGGTTCTGGCAAATCTGGGCATCACAGAGTCGTCCATGGGTGTGCCCATAAATGCCGGAGTTGATGTTGTCGAGATCGGCAAGCTGGATATCGGCATGCCTCTGGTCATGGACAGGCGTGCAGCCGAGGCTAATCACATTGTCGTAATCAACAGGGTGAAACCTCACACAAAATTTGACGGCTACATTGAGAGTGGCCTCACCAAAATACTCACCATAGGACTGGGCAAGGGGCAAGGAGCTGTCCTCTACCACCGCGCCGCAGTCCACAATACCTTTGACATCTTACAAGATGCGGCGCGTCACATACTCAAAACCAAATCCGTCCTTTTTGGGCTTGCCATAGTAGAAGACGGCTACAAGGATGTGGCCCGAACCTGTGCTGTAGAAGCAAAGAACTGGTTTGAAGCAGAACATGCCTTGCTGGAAGATGCCCGCTTCATGATGCCCCGCATCCCTTTTGACCCAATCGACATACTGATCATTGATGAAATGGGCAAGGACATCAGCGGTATTGGCATGGACTCCAATGTAACCGGCAGGCATCGGGATATCGTGGGTGACTTCTTCAAGGCCCCTCACGTGAAACGGATATTTGTGAGAGACTTGAGTCCAGAAACAAACGGAAACGGCAATGGAATCGGGCTGGCAGACTTTACAACCCAGCGCCTCGTAGACGCCCTGGATCTTGAAAAGACTTATGTGAATGCCCTGACCGCCATCTCTCCTGAAAAGGCAGCAATTCCCATGCACTTTGAGACAGATCGCCAATGCCTGGAAAGCTGCCTCAAGACGATCGGCCAGGTAAAGCCCGAAAAAGCCAGGATCGTTCGTATCAAAAACACCCTGGCCCTTGACAACTTGCTGGTATCACGGGTCCTTGAAGAAAAAGTCCTGTCCAATCCCGATCTCAGCATAGTGAGCTCATGGGAACCCATTGCCTTTGATGAAAAAGACAATCTGGCGTAA
- a CDS encoding 3-hydroxybutyryl-CoA dehydrogenase produces the protein MMIQKIGVVGAGQMGAGIAQVAAMNGLSVIMNDIENAFLDRGMKSIEKSLSSLLKKDRISEEEKKAALGRIQTTIEISALGNTDFVVEAVIENEALKLDIFKQLDEICMPGCILASNTSSIPITRIAAATKRPPEVIGMHFMNPVPIMKLVEVIRGLATSEETFETTKDLAVRLKKVAVAANDFPGFISNRILLPMINEAIFALYEGVGTAEAIDSVMKLGMNHPMGPLALADLIGLDTCLSILEVLHNGFGDSKYRPCPLLKKYVDAGYLGRKTGRGFYIY, from the coding sequence ATCATGATTCAAAAAATCGGAGTTGTGGGAGCGGGCCAGATGGGCGCGGGGATCGCACAGGTGGCTGCCATGAACGGACTATCCGTGATTATGAATGACATAGAAAACGCCTTTCTGGACCGCGGCATGAAGAGTATTGAGAAGAGCCTGTCGAGCCTCCTAAAAAAAGACCGCATCAGTGAAGAGGAAAAAAAAGCAGCTCTCGGACGGATACAAACCACGATTGAAATTAGCGCCCTGGGAAATACGGATTTTGTCGTGGAAGCCGTGATTGAAAACGAAGCCCTAAAATTGGATATTTTCAAGCAATTGGATGAGATCTGCATGCCGGGTTGTATCTTGGCAAGCAATACATCTTCCATTCCGATCACACGCATTGCGGCTGCCACGAAACGACCCCCTGAGGTCATTGGAATGCATTTCATGAATCCCGTGCCTATCATGAAATTGGTTGAAGTCATCCGGGGACTTGCCACATCTGAAGAGACCTTTGAAACTACCAAAGATCTGGCTGTCAGGCTCAAAAAAGTGGCGGTTGCAGCCAATGACTTTCCGGGCTTCATATCCAATCGCATCCTCCTGCCCATGATCAATGAGGCCATCTTTGCCTTGTATGAAGGTGTGGGAACAGCCGAAGCCATTGACTCGGTCATGAAGCTGGGCATGAATCATCCAATGGGCCCCCTGGCGCTGGCAGACTTGATAGGGCTCGACACGTGCCTGTCTATCCTCGAAGTCCTTCACAATGGCTTTGGAGATTCCAAATACCGACCCTGTCCTCTTCTCAAGAAATACGTGGATGCCGGATATCTCGGCCGCAAAACAGGGAGGGGGTTCTATATATACTGA
- a CDS encoding 4Fe-4S dicluster domain-containing protein: MFTPTVDKDKCTGCGECVEVCPVEVFELQDEKSEPVNADECLGCESCVEVCEQGAITVEET, translated from the coding sequence ATGTTTACGCCGACAGTGGACAAAGACAAATGCACGGGCTGTGGAGAGTGTGTTGAAGTCTGTCCTGTGGAAGTTTTCGAGCTCCAAGATGAGAAATCCGAGCCCGTGAACGCAGATGAGTGTCTGGGTTGTGAAAGCTGCGTCGAGGTTTGTGAGCAAGGGGCAATTACTGTAGAAGAAACATAA